Proteins co-encoded in one Arachis hypogaea cultivar Tifrunner chromosome 11, arahy.Tifrunner.gnm2.J5K5, whole genome shotgun sequence genomic window:
- the LOC112720834 gene encoding 14 kDa proline-rich protein DC2.15, producing MAFKPCSSNNIALFFTLNLLFFALVSGCGYKCPNPKPKPNPNPNPNNPNPNPNNPNNPNPNPNNPNPNPNPNNPNPNPNPNNPNNNMTCPRDALKLGICANVLSGLLNITLGQPPVTPCCSLLSGLVDLEAAICLCTALRGNILGININLPISLSLLLNVCSRQVPRGFQCS from the coding sequence ATGGCCTTCAAACCATGTTCCTCTAATAATATTGCTCTTTTCTTCACACTCAACCTCCTCTTCTTTGCACTTGTCTCTGGATGTGGCTACAAATGCCCTAACCCTAAACCTAAGCCGAatccaaaccctaaccctaataatCCAAATCCCAACCCCAACAACCCAAATAATCCCAATCCTAACCCCAATAATCCAAACCCCAATCCCAACCCCAACAatccaaaccctaaccctaacccaaaCAACCCTAACAATAACATGACATGCCCACGCGACGCGCTCAAATTGGGCATATGCGCCAATGTGCTGAGCGGTTTGTTGAACATAACTTTGGGTCAGCCGCCGGTGACCCCCTGCTGCTCCCTCCTCAGCGGTCTCGTCGATCTCGAAGCCGCAATTTGCCTTTGCACGGCGCTTAGAGGAAACATCCTTGGCATTAACATCAACCTTCCAATCTCCCTTAGCCTGCTTCTGAATGTCTGCTCAAGGCAAGTGCCACGTGGCTTCCAGTGTTCCTAA